A genomic segment from Triticum dicoccoides isolate Atlit2015 ecotype Zavitan chromosome 1A, WEW_v2.0, whole genome shotgun sequence encodes:
- the LOC119366033 gene encoding aspartate--tRNA ligase 1, cytoplasmic-like isoform X1 — protein sequence MQHFMQFMIKGGFMCTHTPKITGVSEGGSAVFKVNYFKEQASLAQSPQLYKQMLINGGINRVFEVGPVYRAEDSNTHRHLCEYIGLHAEMQIKEHYFEVIDFVDALFVDLFDHLAKNCSEMLDIIQEQYPCERLKYLQQNVRLKYSDGIKMLQESGFPIQEPQDLNNKAELMLGKLVLEKLFCPKLILFCADLGLGLSFFCLFCNVMYCVPAICSSSDQLLQHRYKTDFFILYEFPLAVRPFYTMPSGQERNPGSYSNSFDAYIRGQEVLSGSQRIHNKSLLIKRIDERGYIKAIFQQFTDTFGCGAPPRGGFGAGLERLVMLYLGVPDIRIASLFPRDPGRLVP from the exons ATGCAGCATTTCATGCAGTTTATGATCAAAGGGGGATTCATGTGTACCCATACCCCCAAAATTACTGGAGTTAGTGAGGGAGGATCAGCGGTCTTTAAGGTGAACTACTTCAAAGAACAAGCGTCCCTGGCACAGTCACCCCAACTCTATAAACAAATGCTTATCAACGGAGGAATAAACCGAGTGTTTGAGGTCGGTCCTGTTTATCGCGCAGAAGATTCAAATACTCACAGGCATCTTTGCGAATACATAGGTCTTCATGCAGAGATGCAAATCAAGGAGCATTATTTTGAG GTTATAGATTTCGTTGATGCGCTGTTTGTTGACTTATTTGATCACCTGGCCAAAAACTGTTCAGAGATGCTGGACATAATACAAGAACAATACCCCTGTGAAAGACTGAAG TACCTTCAGCAAAATGTGAGGCTCAAATACTCCGATGGAATCAAAATGTTACAA GAATCGGGTTTTCCAATCCAAGAGCCACAAGACTTAAACAATAAGGCGGAGCTAATGCTAGGGAAACTCGTCCTTGAGAAGTTGTTTTGTCCCAAACTTATTCTTTTCTGTGCTGACCTTGGATTAGGATTatcatttttttgtttgttttgcaaTGTGATGTACTGTGTACCCGCAATATGCAGTTCGTCTGATCAACTTTTGCAACATAGGTACAAAACAGATTTCTTCATATTGTACGAGTTTCCATTGGCAGTCAGGCCATTTTACACAATGCCGTCCGGGCAAGAGCGTAATCCTGGTAGTTACAGTAATTCCTTCGATGCTTACATTAGAG GCCAAGAAGTCCTTTCAGGTTCTCAGAGGATCCACAATAAGTCGTTGCTGATTAAAAGGATAGATGAGCGGGGATATATCAAAGCAATCTTTCAGCAGTTCACGGATACTTTCGG GTGCGGAGCACCACCGAGAGGAGGTTTCGGAGCTGGACTCGAGCGGCTTGTGATGCTTTACTTAGGAGTGCCGGATATTAGAATTGCTTCACTTTTTCCGCGTGACCCTGGCCGCCTGGTTCCCTGA
- the LOC119366033 gene encoding aspartate--tRNA ligase 1, cytoplasmic-like isoform X3 — MQHFMQFMIKGGFMCTHTPKITGVSEGGSAVFKVNYFKEQASLAQSPQLYKQMLINGGINRVFEVGPVYRAEDSNTHRHLCEYIGLHAEMQIKEHYFEVIDFVDALFVDLFDHLAKNCSEMLDIIQEQYPCERLKYLQQNVRLKYSDGIKMLQESGFPIQEPQDLNNKAELMLGKLVLEKYKTDFFILYEFPLAVRPFYTMPSGQERNPGSYSNSFDAYIRGQEVLSGSQRIHNKSLLIKRIDERGYIKAIFQQFTDTFGCGAPPRGGFGAGLERLVMLYLGVPDIRIASLFPRDPGRLVP, encoded by the exons ATGCAGCATTTCATGCAGTTTATGATCAAAGGGGGATTCATGTGTACCCATACCCCCAAAATTACTGGAGTTAGTGAGGGAGGATCAGCGGTCTTTAAGGTGAACTACTTCAAAGAACAAGCGTCCCTGGCACAGTCACCCCAACTCTATAAACAAATGCTTATCAACGGAGGAATAAACCGAGTGTTTGAGGTCGGTCCTGTTTATCGCGCAGAAGATTCAAATACTCACAGGCATCTTTGCGAATACATAGGTCTTCATGCAGAGATGCAAATCAAGGAGCATTATTTTGAG GTTATAGATTTCGTTGATGCGCTGTTTGTTGACTTATTTGATCACCTGGCCAAAAACTGTTCAGAGATGCTGGACATAATACAAGAACAATACCCCTGTGAAAGACTGAAG TACCTTCAGCAAAATGTGAGGCTCAAATACTCCGATGGAATCAAAATGTTACAA GAATCGGGTTTTCCAATCCAAGAGCCACAAGACTTAAACAATAAGGCGGAGCTAATGCTAGGGAAACTCGTCCTTGAGAA GTACAAAACAGATTTCTTCATATTGTACGAGTTTCCATTGGCAGTCAGGCCATTTTACACAATGCCGTCCGGGCAAGAGCGTAATCCTGGTAGTTACAGTAATTCCTTCGATGCTTACATTAGAG GCCAAGAAGTCCTTTCAGGTTCTCAGAGGATCCACAATAAGTCGTTGCTGATTAAAAGGATAGATGAGCGGGGATATATCAAAGCAATCTTTCAGCAGTTCACGGATACTTTCGG GTGCGGAGCACCACCGAGAGGAGGTTTCGGAGCTGGACTCGAGCGGCTTGTGATGCTTTACTTAGGAGTGCCGGATATTAGAATTGCTTCACTTTTTCCGCGTGACCCTGGCCGCCTGGTTCCCTGA
- the LOC119366033 gene encoding aspartate--tRNA ligase 1, cytoplasmic-like isoform X2, with translation MQFMIKGGFMCTHTPKITGVSEGGSAVFKVNYFKEQASLAQSPQLYKQMLINGGINRVFEVGPVYRAEDSNTHRHLCEYIGLHAEMQIKEHYFEVIDFVDALFVDLFDHLAKNCSEMLDIIQEQYPCERLKYLQQNVRLKYSDGIKMLQESGFPIQEPQDLNNKAELMLGKLVLEKLFCPKLILFCADLGLGLSFFCLFCNVMYCVPAICSSSDQLLQHRYKTDFFILYEFPLAVRPFYTMPSGQERNPGSYSNSFDAYIRGQEVLSGSQRIHNKSLLIKRIDERGYIKAIFQQFTDTFGCGAPPRGGFGAGLERLVMLYLGVPDIRIASLFPRDPGRLVP, from the exons ATGCAGTTTATGATCAAAGGGGGATTCATGTGTACCCATACCCCCAAAATTACTGGAGTTAGTGAGGGAGGATCAGCGGTCTTTAAGGTGAACTACTTCAAAGAACAAGCGTCCCTGGCACAGTCACCCCAACTCTATAAACAAATGCTTATCAACGGAGGAATAAACCGAGTGTTTGAGGTCGGTCCTGTTTATCGCGCAGAAGATTCAAATACTCACAGGCATCTTTGCGAATACATAGGTCTTCATGCAGAGATGCAAATCAAGGAGCATTATTTTGAG GTTATAGATTTCGTTGATGCGCTGTTTGTTGACTTATTTGATCACCTGGCCAAAAACTGTTCAGAGATGCTGGACATAATACAAGAACAATACCCCTGTGAAAGACTGAAG TACCTTCAGCAAAATGTGAGGCTCAAATACTCCGATGGAATCAAAATGTTACAA GAATCGGGTTTTCCAATCCAAGAGCCACAAGACTTAAACAATAAGGCGGAGCTAATGCTAGGGAAACTCGTCCTTGAGAAGTTGTTTTGTCCCAAACTTATTCTTTTCTGTGCTGACCTTGGATTAGGATTatcatttttttgtttgttttgcaaTGTGATGTACTGTGTACCCGCAATATGCAGTTCGTCTGATCAACTTTTGCAACATAGGTACAAAACAGATTTCTTCATATTGTACGAGTTTCCATTGGCAGTCAGGCCATTTTACACAATGCCGTCCGGGCAAGAGCGTAATCCTGGTAGTTACAGTAATTCCTTCGATGCTTACATTAGAG GCCAAGAAGTCCTTTCAGGTTCTCAGAGGATCCACAATAAGTCGTTGCTGATTAAAAGGATAGATGAGCGGGGATATATCAAAGCAATCTTTCAGCAGTTCACGGATACTTTCGG GTGCGGAGCACCACCGAGAGGAGGTTTCGGAGCTGGACTCGAGCGGCTTGTGATGCTTTACTTAGGAGTGCCGGATATTAGAATTGCTTCACTTTTTCCGCGTGACCCTGGCCGCCTGGTTCCCTGA
- the LOC119351998 gene encoding uncharacterized protein LOC119351998 — MVVPTGGASAEAENLRQKRLMGKKEEGSPTAAADAKILPQKRPPGKKGGGSPTAAADARILPQKRPPGKKGEGSPPAAAETKNLLRKQMLGKKGEGTPTAAPDAKNPYLKQPAGENAVGSRTASADETSDGEQLLSLSEALYSKSYGDVPVEVFMTVPVRRPLDRLNLADISREAAGRIVLVQGFAQTIKKVNKNITLVVLREGLSSIKCVVLADDLGICEDMVTFIRKLNKESFVEVEGLIETMRGTQQIRVKKLYCIDEAGGLPFQLEDAAPGAHKQFDTHLLGG; from the exons ATGGTGGTTCCCACGGGCGGGGCAAGCGCGGAGGCCGAAAATCTTCGCCAGAAGCGGTTGATGGGCAAGAAGGAAGAGGGCTCGCCGACGGCGGCGGCCGACGCCAAGATTCTTCCTCAGAAGCGCCCGCCGGGCAAGAAGGGCGGGGGCTCGCCGACGGCGGCGGCCGACGCCAGGATTCTTCCTCAGAAGCGCCCGCCGGGCAAGAAGGGAGAGGGGTCGCCGCCGGCAGCGGCGGAGACCAAGAATCTTCTTCGGAAGCAAATGTTGGGCAAGAAAGGAGAGGGCACGCCGACTGCAGCCCCGGACGCCAAGAATCCTTACCTGAAGCAGCCGGCCGGCGAGAATGCAGTTGGCTCGCGGACGGCCTCCGCGGACGAAACCTCTGACGGCGAGCAGTTGCTGAGCTTATCTGAAGCTCTGTATTCGAAGAGTTACGGTGATGTACCGGTGGAGGTGTTCATGACTGTGCCGGTCCGGCGGCCTCTTGACCGGCTCAATCTGGCAGATATCAGCCGTGAAGCCGCAGGCAGGATTGTGCTGGTGCAGGGCTTTGCGCAGACGATAAAGAAGGTGAACAAGAACATTACTCTGGTAGTCCTCAGAGAGGGTTTGAGCAGTATCAAGTGTGTCGTGTTGGCGGATGATCTGGGGATATGCGAGGACATGGTTACTTTCATCCGGAAGCTGAATAAGGAAAGCTTTGTTGAAGTTGAAGGACTAATTGAGACGATGCGTGGCACCCAGCAG ATTCGAGTCAAGAAGCTATACTGTATTGACGAGGCGGGTGGACTCCCATTTCAGCTCGAGGATGCAGCCCCAGGAGCACATAAACAGTTTGACACG CATTTGCTCGGCGGCTGA